AATACCGATTACGCAAATATCATCCACTTGTTCATTGCTGCCTTTCCATTGCATAATTGTTTCATCCAGAATTTTCTTTTGCTCGTCCATTGGTTTTTTATTTATCTCCACTAATGCTGCCTGCATTTTTCGGTACATAAATTTTTTTCCTTTTGCTCCGCCAAACTGGTCGGCATAACCATCGGTGAAAAGATAGAAAATTGTATCCGGCTGATAAGAAATAGTATTTGTTGTAAAAGGTTTTCGGTTATCGTGTTTCCCAACGGGCTGCTTGTCGGCAGCCACTTCAATTGCTTCGGAGCCTGTCCCGCCATTTGCGGGATTGGGAATGTATAAAAGCGGATTGTTTGCTCCGCTCCAGTTTAGCCTCACCCTTCCGTCCCTCTCCGAAGGAGAGGGAAACTGAATTGACAGCAGTGAAATATCCATTCCGTCTTTCACATCTTTATCACTTTTTTCAAAAGTTTCTAAAACAAGTTCGGTTACTTTATCAAGGATTTTACCCGTTTCCCGCAAATGAAATTCTTT
The sequence above is drawn from the Bacteroidota bacterium genome and encodes:
- a CDS encoding SpoIIE family protein phosphatase, producing the protein RREKVIRYSVMGGLALMFIIAAIIFRSLRITRKQKNIIELQKNEVSRQKEMVEQQKKIVEEHQKEIIDSITYAKRLQEALLPPTDYVNKHLPENFILYKPKDIVAGDFYWMEYLPPSPSLLKEGAQGVVFIAAADCTGHGVPGAMVSVVCSNALNRAVKEFHLRETGKILDKVTELVLETFEKSDKDVKDGMDISLLSIQFPSPSERDGRVRLNWSGANNPLLYIPNPANGGTGSEAIEVAADKQPVGKHDNRKPFTTNTISYQPDTIFYLFTDGYADQFGGAKGKKFMYRKMQAALVEINKKPMDEQKKILDETIMQWKGSNEQVDDICVIGIRI